In a single window of the Arthrobacter sp. StoSoilA2 genome:
- a CDS encoding 6-phospho-beta-glucosidase, with translation MRLMIAGGGGFRVPLVYRALGTGPFAGLVHEVVLYDVDPARLAAIQAVLRDMPTPEGSRPAVVISTDLGQALTGTDMVFAAIRPGGTAGRIADERVALDLGLLGQETTGAGGISYALRSIPHMLELAEGMRHYCPDAWLINFTNPAGMVTEALVPELGPKVIGICDSAGGLVQRAARAAGSPLQEGMLDGVGYFGLNHLGWLYKLAPDGRDLLPELLSDRRALERIEEGRLFGQHTLEKLGCLPNEYLYYYYQTEQATEAILKQRETRGASIHQQQSSLYPSLVEASNAYAMWDAARRSREEGYLAEARTHGEHRDEEDLAGGGYERVALSVMRALSGGGTTQLILNVPNSPVAGSLAHEAEVAVTGLPEDAVVEVPCEVTPDGAMPLAQERPGGQFLTLMQHVKEVERLTVGAVRNGDREAALQAFAAHPLVGSASLGAQLLDGYEAAFPELRGLWK, from the coding sequence ATGCGGCTCATGATCGCCGGTGGCGGCGGCTTCCGGGTACCCCTTGTGTATCGTGCCTTAGGCACGGGTCCATTCGCGGGACTGGTGCACGAGGTGGTGCTCTACGACGTCGATCCCGCGCGTCTCGCCGCCATCCAGGCAGTCCTCCGCGATATGCCCACGCCGGAAGGTTCCCGGCCCGCCGTCGTTATTTCGACTGACCTGGGGCAGGCACTCACCGGCACCGATATGGTCTTCGCCGCGATCCGCCCGGGCGGAACGGCAGGACGGATAGCCGACGAACGCGTGGCCCTGGACCTCGGTTTGCTGGGCCAGGAAACCACGGGTGCGGGCGGCATCTCCTACGCCCTCCGCTCCATTCCGCACATGCTGGAGCTCGCCGAGGGAATGCGGCACTATTGCCCGGATGCATGGCTCATCAACTTCACCAACCCCGCCGGGATGGTCACCGAGGCGCTGGTGCCGGAGCTGGGACCAAAGGTGATCGGTATCTGCGATTCCGCCGGCGGCCTGGTCCAACGCGCCGCACGGGCCGCCGGTTCACCCCTTCAAGAAGGAATGCTCGACGGCGTGGGCTACTTCGGGTTGAACCACCTCGGGTGGCTTTACAAGTTGGCACCCGACGGCCGGGATCTGCTGCCGGAGCTGTTATCGGATCGTAGGGCGCTGGAACGAATCGAGGAAGGGCGTTTGTTCGGCCAGCACACCCTGGAGAAACTCGGTTGCCTGCCCAATGAATACCTTTACTACTATTACCAAACCGAACAGGCAACGGAAGCCATCCTGAAGCAACGCGAAACGCGTGGGGCGTCCATCCACCAGCAACAGAGCTCGCTCTACCCATCCCTTGTGGAAGCCTCGAACGCCTACGCCATGTGGGATGCCGCCCGGCGCTCCCGCGAGGAAGGCTACCTGGCCGAGGCCCGCACTCACGGGGAGCACCGCGACGAGGAAGACCTCGCCGGGGGCGGCTATGAGCGTGTGGCTTTGTCCGTGATGCGGGCTCTATCCGGAGGCGGGACGACGCAGCTGATCCTCAATGTGCCCAATTCACCCGTCGCCGGCTCTTTGGCACACGAGGCGGAAGTCGCCGTGACCGGGCTGCCGGAGGACGCCGTCGTCGAAGTTCCCTGCGAGGTAACACCCGACGGCGCCATGCCGCTTGCGCAGGAACGGCCCGGAGGCCAGTTCCTCACCTTGATGCAACACGTCAAGGAAGTGGAACGGCTGACGGTCGGGGCTGTCCGGAACGGTGACAGGGAGGCGGCACTGCAAGCCTTTGCTGCGCACCCGCTGGTCGGCTCGGCCTCGCTGGGCGCCCAACTCCTTGACGGCTACGAGGCAGCCTTCCCGGAACTGCGCGGACTCTGGAAGTGA
- a CDS encoding N-acetyltransferase codes for MCAVSQETLFDIRPATPEDWPGIWSVMEPILRQGETFTWDRDTTEEAARTKWLKEAPGQTFVAVRTADGPHPGGEVLGTGEFHANQSGGGSHVANAGYMVSSRHSGQGIARALCAYSLKEAKAAGFRSMQFNAVVESNVRAVWLWQSMGFRILATVPEAFDHPEIGYVGLHVMYRKL; via the coding sequence GTGTGCGCTGTGAGCCAAGAAACCCTTTTCGACATCCGCCCAGCCACGCCCGAAGATTGGCCCGGCATCTGGTCCGTCATGGAGCCGATCCTCCGTCAGGGGGAGACCTTCACCTGGGACCGCGACACAACTGAAGAAGCTGCCCGTACTAAATGGCTGAAGGAAGCGCCCGGCCAAACGTTCGTGGCCGTTCGCACTGCGGATGGGCCGCACCCGGGAGGCGAGGTGCTGGGCACTGGCGAGTTCCATGCGAACCAGTCCGGTGGCGGCAGCCATGTGGCGAACGCCGGGTATATGGTGAGCTCCAGGCATTCGGGCCAGGGAATTGCACGGGCGCTGTGTGCCTACTCGTTAAAGGAAGCCAAAGCGGCAGGATTCCGCTCCATGCAATTCAACGCTGTGGTGGAGAGCAACGTCAGGGCAGTGTGGTTGTGGCAATCCATGGGATTCCGCATCCTGGCCACGGTGCCCGAGGCCTTCGACCACCCTGAAATTGGGTACGTCGGCCTGCACGTGATGTACCGGAAGCTCTAG
- the mshA gene encoding D-inositol-3-phosphate glycosyltransferase — MPLIRRVAFLSLHTSPMEQPGAGDAGGMNVYVRALAMALAESGVEVEIFTRSTKAGQAAVEHPGPGVCVHNVMAGPRRKVPKEELPALLHQMVEEIDRIRQQQPHGRYDIIHSHYWVSGVAGLELSELWGVPLVHTMHTMAKVKNLVLESGERPEPRRREDGEQRIVDGAARLIANTPAEAEELVSHYGADIDKIDVAPPGVDLKVFTPSFRRKSRAQRDVRPDSFHILFAGRIQRLKGPQVFVKAAGLLRKRRPDIDLEMTILGSLSGAKDFNLQHIIEEAGLADVVTHRPPVVAPELASWFRSADVVVMPSFSESFGLVALEAQACGTPVVATNVGGLSRAISDGRTGILVDGHDPSDWADALEDLYDDVQTREDMGRLAATHAESFGWQRTAAITLESYRESVGGLLVPGR, encoded by the coding sequence GTGCCATTGATCCGTAGGGTGGCATTCCTTTCACTGCACACCTCCCCCATGGAACAGCCAGGGGCCGGAGACGCTGGTGGAATGAACGTCTATGTGCGGGCTTTGGCCATGGCGCTGGCCGAGTCCGGTGTGGAGGTGGAGATCTTCACCCGTTCCACCAAAGCCGGCCAGGCCGCCGTCGAGCATCCCGGACCCGGCGTATGCGTCCACAACGTGATGGCCGGACCCCGCCGGAAAGTCCCCAAGGAAGAATTGCCTGCCCTGCTTCACCAGATGGTGGAGGAGATCGATCGGATCCGGCAACAGCAACCCCACGGCCGCTACGACATCATCCATTCCCATTACTGGGTGTCCGGGGTTGCCGGACTGGAATTGTCCGAGCTCTGGGGTGTTCCCCTGGTCCACACCATGCACACCATGGCCAAGGTCAAGAATCTTGTTCTTGAGTCCGGCGAGCGGCCCGAACCGCGGCGTCGGGAGGACGGCGAGCAGCGAATTGTTGATGGTGCCGCCCGCCTCATCGCCAATACTCCAGCCGAGGCAGAAGAGCTTGTCTCCCACTACGGAGCCGACATCGACAAGATTGACGTCGCACCTCCCGGCGTGGACTTGAAAGTATTCACGCCATCCTTCCGTCGCAAGTCGCGCGCCCAGCGGGATGTCAGGCCGGACAGTTTCCACATACTCTTCGCAGGCCGGATCCAACGTCTTAAGGGTCCCCAGGTCTTCGTCAAAGCGGCCGGTCTCCTGCGGAAGCGCAGGCCTGACATCGATCTGGAAATGACCATTCTGGGCTCGCTCAGCGGCGCCAAGGACTTCAACCTGCAGCACATCATCGAGGAGGCCGGGCTGGCCGACGTCGTCACGCATCGCCCGCCCGTCGTAGCGCCCGAGCTCGCCAGCTGGTTCCGCTCCGCAGACGTCGTGGTGATGCCCTCGTTCAGCGAGTCATTCGGACTCGTGGCCTTGGAAGCACAAGCGTGCGGCACCCCCGTAGTGGCCACCAACGTGGGTGGGCTCTCACGCGCAATTTCCGATGGCCGGACGGGCATCCTGGTAGATGGCCACGATCCTTCCGACTGGGCTGATGCCCTCGAGGATTTGTACGACGACGTACAGACGCGCGAGGACATGGGCCGTTTGGCCGCGACCCATGCCGAATCCTTTGGCTGGCAGCGGACTGCTGCGATCACCTTGGAAAGCTATCGCGAGTCTGTTGGCGGCCTGCTGGTCCCCGGGCGGTGA
- a CDS encoding formate--tetrahydrofolate ligase has translation MSENKGLSDLEIAHNATILPIEEIARRAGINVDALEHYGPYKAKITPAKLVLPEGKAPGKVVLVSAMSPTPAGEGKSTTTVGLADSLARAGHKVMIALREPSLGPILGMKGGATGGGYSQVLPMDDINLHFTGDFHAVTSANNALMALVDNHIFQGNQLGIDPRRMTFKRVIDMNDRSLREIIIGLGGPAQGVPRQDGFDITVASEIMAVFCLASDLDDLRARLGRITFGYTFDRQPVTVADLGVEGALTMLLKDAIKPNLVQTIAGTPALVHGGPFANIAHGCNSIIATRTAQQLADIVVTEAGFGADLGAEKYMDIKSRIADVAPSAVVVVATIRALKMQGGVPKDKLSEPNVDAVAAGVENLKRHVGNVAKFGISPVVAINKFATDTVEELQWLLNWCAAEGVEAAVADVWGRGGGGDGGDELAAKVAAAVQGPSNFHHLYPLELSVEDKIRTIVQEIYGADGVEFSVPAQKRLVDIQKNGWGGLPVCMAKTQYSFTDDASKLGAPKGFRVHVRELIPKTGAGFIVALTGAVMTMPGLPKEPAAMRMDVGPDGNPTGLF, from the coding sequence ATGTCTGAAAACAAGGGCCTGAGCGATCTTGAGATAGCCCACAACGCCACCATCCTGCCCATCGAGGAAATTGCGCGACGCGCGGGCATCAACGTGGACGCACTGGAACACTATGGACCTTACAAAGCCAAGATCACTCCGGCCAAGCTAGTGCTCCCCGAGGGCAAAGCGCCCGGCAAGGTAGTCCTCGTTTCAGCCATGTCCCCCACCCCTGCCGGCGAAGGAAAATCGACAACCACTGTTGGTCTGGCCGATTCCCTTGCACGCGCCGGCCACAAAGTGATGATCGCGCTCCGCGAACCGTCACTTGGACCCATCCTTGGCATGAAGGGCGGAGCAACCGGAGGCGGATACTCCCAGGTACTGCCCATGGACGACATCAACCTTCACTTCACTGGCGACTTCCACGCCGTCACCTCGGCCAACAACGCCCTCATGGCACTCGTGGACAACCACATCTTCCAAGGCAACCAGCTCGGAATCGACCCCCGCCGCATGACGTTCAAACGCGTTATCGACATGAACGACCGCTCCTTACGGGAAATCATTATCGGACTCGGCGGCCCTGCCCAGGGCGTACCCCGGCAAGACGGCTTCGACATCACCGTGGCCTCCGAAATCATGGCCGTATTCTGCCTGGCTTCGGACCTGGACGACCTCCGTGCGCGCTTGGGCCGGATCACCTTCGGCTACACCTTCGACCGCCAACCGGTAACTGTTGCCGATCTTGGTGTCGAAGGTGCCCTGACAATGCTCTTGAAGGACGCCATCAAGCCAAACCTTGTCCAGACCATCGCCGGGACACCGGCACTGGTACACGGTGGCCCTTTCGCCAACATCGCCCACGGGTGCAACTCCATCATCGCAACGCGGACTGCACAGCAACTGGCAGACATCGTGGTCACCGAGGCAGGATTCGGCGCAGACCTGGGTGCCGAAAAGTACATGGACATCAAGTCGCGCATCGCTGACGTGGCGCCGTCCGCCGTCGTTGTTGTGGCAACGATCCGTGCGCTCAAGATGCAAGGCGGAGTTCCAAAGGACAAACTCAGCGAACCCAACGTGGACGCCGTAGCCGCAGGAGTGGAAAACCTCAAACGACATGTTGGCAATGTCGCCAAGTTCGGCATTTCGCCGGTCGTTGCCATCAACAAGTTCGCCACCGACACTGTCGAAGAACTTCAGTGGCTGCTGAACTGGTGCGCAGCGGAAGGCGTGGAAGCCGCCGTCGCCGATGTCTGGGGCCGGGGCGGAGGAGGCGACGGTGGGGATGAACTCGCGGCCAAGGTGGCAGCGGCAGTGCAGGGGCCCTCAAATTTTCACCACTTGTACCCACTGGAACTTTCTGTGGAGGACAAGATCCGGACCATCGTGCAGGAGATCTACGGCGCCGACGGAGTGGAATTTTCCGTCCCGGCACAGAAGCGGCTGGTGGACATCCAAAAGAATGGGTGGGGCGGGCTGCCCGTCTGCATGGCCAAGACGCAATACTCATTCACGGACGATGCGTCCAAGCTCGGGGCGCCAAAGGGATTCCGGGTACACGTGCGCGAACTCATTCCCAAAACGGGTGCGGGCTTCATAGTCGCCCTGACCGGAGCCGTCATGACCATGCCCGGCCTGCCCAAAGAACCGGCCGCCATGCGCATGGACGTCGGTCCCGACGGCAATCCCACTGGCCTCTTCTGA